In Gallus gallus isolate bGalGal1 chromosome Z, bGalGal1.mat.broiler.GRCg7b, whole genome shotgun sequence, one DNA window encodes the following:
- the MUSK gene encoding muscle, skeletal receptor tyrosine protein kinase isoform X4 codes for MEENSQRGIYKPGLMLLALPECNRLPSLHQDPSACTHIPFFDFKKENITRTCYSGNGQFYQGWANVTASGIPCQKWSDQAPHLHRRTPQVFPELSDAENYCRNPGGENERPWCYTKDPSVTWEYCSVSPCGDASLSLGTRKPNGETQNLPPPPSYSPTYSMNVIILIISSFALIVILGIITLVCCRRRKQWKNKKRESETPTLTTLPSELLLDRLHPNPMYQRMPLLLNPKLLSLEYPRNNIEYVRDIGEGAFGRVFQARAPGLLPYEPFTMVAVKMLKEEASADMQADFQREAALMAEFDNPNIVKLLGVCAVGKPMCLLFEYMAYGDLNEYLRDRSPRNLCSLVQGGLEARACLLNPLALCCTSQLCIAKQVAAGMAYLSERKFVHRDLATRNCLVGENMVVKIADFGLSRNMYSADYYKANENDAIPIRWMPPESIFYNRYTTESDVWAYGVVLWEIFSYGMQPYYGMAHEEVIYYVRDGNILSCPDNCPLELYNLMRLCWSKLPADRPSFASIHRILERMYERAVASPQV; via the exons ATGGAGGAAAACTCTCAGCGGGGGATTTACAAGCCGGGGCTGATGCTGCTCGCTCTTCCCGagtgcaacaggctgcccagcctGCACCAGGACCCCAGTGCCTGCACCCATATCCCTTTCTTTG ATTTTAAGAAGGAGAATATAACCA GGACTTGCTACAGTGGCAATGGCCAGTTTTACCAGGGCTGGGCCAACGTTACCGCCTCCGGCATCCCCTGCCAGAAGTGGAGTGACCAG GCTCCCCACTTACACAGAAGGACTCCTCAGGTTTTCCCCGAGCTGTCTGATGCTGAGAATTACTGCCGCAACCCAGGAGGTGAAAATGAGCGTCCCTGGTGCTACACAAAAGACCCATCTGTCACTTGGGAATACTGCAGCGTGTCTCCCTGTGGAGATG cATCGTTATCGCTAGGAACAAGAAAACCAAATGGAGAGACACAAAAccttccccctcctccatcTTATTCCCCCACATACTCCATGAATGTTATCATCTTGATCATCTCCAGCTTTGCTCTAATCGTGATCCTTGGCATTATCACCCTTGTTTGCTGCCGTCGCCgaaagcagtggaaaaacaagaaaag AGAGTCAGAAACACCGACACTCACCACTCTGCCCTCTGAACTCCTCCTGGACCGGCTGCACCCTAACCCCATGTACCAGCGGATGCCTCTTCTCCTCAATCCCAAACTACTCAGCTTGGAGTATCCCAGGAACAATATTGAATATGTGAGAGATATTGGGGAAGGAGCATTTGGGAGAGTTTTCCAAGCAAG GGCCCCAGGACTACTGCCATATGAACCCTTCACAATGGTGGCagtgaaaatgctgaaagagGAAGCATCTGCAGACATGCAGGCCGACTTCCAGAGGGAGGCAGCCCTCATGGCTGAATTTGACAATCCGAACATTGTCAAGCTCTTAG gtgTGTGTGCTGTTGGGAAACCCATGTGCCTGCTGTTTGAGTACATGGCCTACGGCGATCTCAATGAGTACCTGCGCGACCGCTCACCCCGCAACCTCTGCAGCCTGGTGCAGGGTGGCCTGGAGGCACGGGCCTGCCTCCTCAATCCgctggcactgtgctgcaccaGCCAGCTTTGCATTGCCAAGCAGGTGGCTGCAGGCATGGCCTACCTCTCCGAGCGCAAGTTTGTTCATCGGGACTTGGCCACCAGGAACTGCCTAGTGGGGGAGAACATGGTGGTCAAAATTGCTGACTTTGGCCTCTCAAGGAACATGTATTCAGCTGATTACTACAAAGCCAATGAGAACGATGCCATCCCCATCCGCTGGATGCCACCTGAATCCATTTTTTATAACCGGTACACCACAGAGTCTGATGTGTGGGCCTATGGGGTGGTTCTGTGGGAGATCTTCTCCTACGGCATGCAGCCCTATTATGGCATGGCTCATGAGGAGGTCATCTACTATGTGAGGGATGGGAACATCCTGTCCTGCCCAGACAATTGTCCTCTAGAGCTCTACAACCTGATGCGTCTCTGCTGGAGCAAGCTGCCAGCTGACCGGCCAAGCTTTGCCAGTATCCACCGCATCCTGGAGCGCATGTATGAGAGGGCTGTGGCCTCCCCACAGGTCTGA